GTGTACCAGTTGCCGTCCGGCTCGTTGAACGGCACCCACACGAACGTACTCGCGTCGGACCTGACGGCGACCTTGCGGACCATGGTGTCGACCTTGGACAGGTAGTCCGTCAGCCCGAGGTTCTCGTACGGCCACTGGGCGTAGATGTCCTGCATGTAGATCAGGTTGTCGCCGCCGCCACCGCGGGCGAAGGCGGGCTGGACGACCAGCGCGTCGCCGTTGGGGTGCTGGGTGCCGTCGGGCGCCTTGGTGGCGATGCTCGTCATGTGCAGGGGCGTGACCAGGCTGTCGCCGGGCACTCCGTCGTCGCTGAGGCCGTACAGGGCGCCGTTGGCTCCGTGCATGACCGCGCCGGTGGTCTGGCCGAGGTCGACGGTCAGCTGCGGGGTGGCGGCCTGCGCGACGGGCACGGTCAGCGCGGTGGCCACGAGGGTGGCCGTGATCACGCCCGCGCCGATGAGGCTGCGGACAGGGCCGGATCTACGAGGTGTTCGAGGCATGGGTCCTCCTCCTCCCGCACCGTTGCGGGAGGCTCGTGGGGTACTGCCGGGGGGTGTGCTGCGGGGGGGGGGGTACGGGGAGGGGTGGCGTACGGGGAGGGGTGGCGTACGGGGAGGGGTGGCGTACGGGGAGGGGTGGCGTACGGGGAGGGGTGGCGTGCGCGGAGAGGCGGCCTACGGGGAGGGGCCGGCGTACGGGAGGGGTGGCCGCTACTTGACGGCGCCGCTCGTGATGCCGGAGACGATGCGGCGCTGGGCGACGACGAAGACGAGCACCATCGGCAGGCTCATCATCACGATGTAGGCGAAGATCAGATGCCAGTTGTTCAGGTACAGCTGGGCGTTGGCGATCTGATAGAGGTTGAGCGGCAGGGTGGCCTTGTCGCCGCCGCCGAGCACGAAGAAGGCGTAGAAGACGTCGCTCCAGGCGAACAGCATCACCATGATCGTCGCGGTGGCGATGACCGGGCGCAGCAGCGGCAGGATGATCTGCAGGAAGACCCGCAGGGGGCCGGCGCCGTCCATCCGCGCGGCTTCTTCCAGTTCCTCGGGCAGGTTACGGATGAACCCCGTCATGAAGAAGATCGACGTGGACAGGTACATCCCCGAGTAGACGGCGATCATGCCGAGTTGGGTGCCGGCCAGGCCGAGCTGGCGCAGCTCCATGACGATGGTGATCACCGCGGGCGGCAGCAGCAGACCGCTGATGCTCAGCGCGTACATGACTCCGACCAGCCGCCCCTTGCGGCGGGCGAACACCCAGGCCGCGCCGGCGCCGAGGAACAGGACGACGAGGACGGAGGGGACGACGACCAGCAGGCTGTTGACGAAGCCCTGGACGATCTTCCCCTGGTCGAAGGTCTGCTGGTAGTTGTCGGCGGCCTGGACGTGGTGCGGCAGGGCCAGGTTGGGTTTGATCGCCTCGGCCTGGGGCTTCAGCGAGGTCACCGCGACCAGCCAGAGCGGCACGCCGATGGTGAGCGCGGCGATGAGCAGGACGGCGAGGGGGCGGACGATCCGCCCGGGGCGCAGGCGGCCGCGCGCGGCGCCCCCGGACACGGGGACTCGGGCCGTCACGAGGGCTGTCACTGGTTGTCCTCCCTGCGGCGCAGGCCGACGATCACGGGCACGGCGAGGACGACGACGATCAGGAAGAGCACCAGGCTCATCGCCGACGCCTGGGCGTAGAGCCCCTGGCCGAAGACGCGGAACATGTAGATGTTGAAGACCTCCGTCTCGCTGCCCGGCCCGCCCGCGGTGGTCGCCTGGACGATGTCGAAGGTGTTCATGGAGCCGATCAGGGCGGTGGTGACGTTGAAGGTCACCGCGGGCGCCAGCAGCGGGAAGCGGATCGACCAGAAGGTGCGCCAGGCGCCCGCGCCGTCGATGCGGGCGGCCTCCAGGACGTCGCCGGGCATGCTCTTCAGACCGGCGAGGTAGATGAGCATGGCCAGCCCCATCCACTTCCAGCCGTGGATGAGCGTCACCACGACCAGCGTCCAGGTCGTCGACCCCAGCCAGGGCGTGTCCACGGGGTGCCCGGCCAGCGAGGACAGCACGTCGTTGAGCGCCCCGTCCTGCGCGAGCAGCGCCCGGAAGATGTAGCCGACGGCGAGCGCGGAGATCAGCACGGGGAGGAAGAAGACCGCGCGGAAGAAGCGGTTGAACCGGGTGTCGCGCTCCAGCAGCAGCGCCAGACCGAGTCCGAAGCCGTTCTGGAAGAGGGCGACGAGGACCGCGTACTCCAGGGTGATGCGGATGTCGCGGACCATGGAGCCGTCGTGCAGGATGCTCCGGAAGTTCGACAGGCCGGCGAACCTGATGTCCGGGTGGAAGGCCGACCAGTTCGTGAACGGGTAGACGAAGCTGAGCAGGTTCGGCAGCAGGAAGAACAGGCCGAACACGGCGAGCGCGGGCAGGGCGAACCACCACGGCTGGTTGTGCTTGCTACGAGACCGTGCGCGCCGGACGGGCTGCTGGGGGCCGTCCGCTTCCTTCGCGCCGGTGGCGTCGGTGACGCCGATGGTGGCTGTGTCCGCCACGTTCTTACCTCCGGGAAGGTGGCCCCGGGCGCGTCTTTCGAGAAGGACCCGGGGCGGGGCTGGCGAAGGCGGGCGTCGGTCAGAAGCCGGCGACGCCGCGTGCCTTGAGGACCTGGGTGAACTGGTCCTCGGCGGCCTGCGCCACCTGCTTGGGCGTCTTCTTGCCGTAGATCATGTCGGCCAGGGCCAGGTGCATGTCGGGGGCGGTCAGCGCCTTGACCTGGAAGACGCCGGTCGCGGTGGCGAGGGCCTTGGACTGGGCGATCGCGGTCTGCGGCAGACCGGCGGGGTTGGCGACGGACGGCTCGACGGAGACGACCTTGTTGGCCTTGATGTAGTTCGCGTAGTTCGGGCCGAGCCAGAAGGACATGAACTGGCGGGCGGCGTTCTCCCGCTTGGTGTCGCCCGACTTGAAGGCGACGACGCCGTTGGTCTGGTCGGGAGAGTACTCGGCCGACGCGGAGCTGTTGGCGATGGGGAACCAGCCCAGCTTCTTGTCCATCTCCGCGGTGTCGGAGGTGGCCTGGATCTCGGACTGGAGCGAGGTGACGTTCAGGGCCATCGCGGCGGTGCCGTCCATCAGGGCCTTGCCCTGGTCCACGAAGGTGGCGGTCTTGTAGTTCTTCTGGGCCAGACCCGCGTCCAGGAGCTTGGTCTTGTACTTGGTGATCGCGTCCACGATCACCTTGTTCGTCCAGCTCTCCTTGTTCTTGTTGAGGTCGTCCCAGAAGGACTGCGGCAGGTCGGTCAGCTGCGCCTGGACCTGCCACTGCAGGGGCCACTTGTCCCCGCCGACCTCGAAGAACGGGGCCACGCCCGGGACCTTCGCCTTGATCTTCGCGCCGTCGGCGAGGAGTTCGTCGTAGCTGGCGGGCATGGTGGTGATGCCGGCCTTGGCGAAGGCGTCCTTGTTGTAGTAGACGCCGAGGACAGCCGGGCTGGTGACGATCGCCGCGTAGCGGTGCCCGTCGACCTGGCCGAGGCTCTGCTCGGTCTTGCCGAGCTTGGACACCCAGTCCTCGTTGTCCAGTTGCAGGAGGTTCGTCGCGGGCTGGATGAAGGGCAGGGTGCTGCCGGTGGGCTGCCAGAACATCAGGTCGGGCTTGACGCCCGAGGCGAGCTTGGTCGGGACGTTCGACTCGTAGGGGTCGGGTATGACCTCGGTGGTGACGGTCGCTCCGGTGGCCTTCTCGAAGGCCTCGATGGCCTGCTTGGGCTCGCCGACGCTGTTCTGGGCGACCCACATGGTCAGCTTGACGCCCTTGAGGCTGGCGGTGGCGTCGACCGAAGAGGTGGGCGCGGCGCCGGTGCTGCCGCCGCTGGCGTCGCTACAGGCGGTGGCGGCGAGCCCGAGGACGCACACGGCGGCAAGGGCGGGAACGACTCTGTTCATGGCGATGTCCTTGGCGGTGAAGGAGAGTAGGTGGAGCCATGCTGTGGAGATGGGTGATCGCTGAGGGGAACCGGGGGCGTAATCGCGCCGGCGGGGTCATGAGCCCGTGCCCCCCTGGCTTTCGCGTGCGCTGGGACGTGAGAGCTCGTGCGAGCTCTCACGGACGATGAGGTCGGTGCCGACGAAGGTCGGCGCGGGCGGCTCGTAGTCGCTCTCGAGTTGGCCGCGCAGCAACGCGAAGGCGTCGCGGCCCAGTCCCTGGAAGTCCATGCGGACCGTGGTGAGAGCCGGTGTGACGAAGCCCGAGTGCGGGGCGTCGTCGAAGCCGACGACGCTGACGTCCGCGGGCACCGACCGCCCGGCGTGATGCAGGGCGCGCAGGACGCCCAGCGCCAGGTCGTCGTTGCCGCACAGGATCGCCGTGGCGTTCGGGTCGTCGGCGAGTTTGCGTCCCGCGTCGTAACCGGCCTGTGCGTCCCAGCCCTTGCCGTGGGGCTCGGGCGGGGTGATGCCGGCCGCTTCCAGGGCCTGGCGCCAGCCCTGGGCACGCGGCCCCTCCGTGCTGCGGGTGTCCGCCGACGTCGGGATCGCGATGTAGTGGACGGTGTCGTGTCCGAGCTGCAGCAGATACGCGGTGGCGGCACGGGCCGCCTCGCGGTCGTCGGCCCATACGGCCGGACGGGGAGGCGTCCGGCCCTGCGGCGGCGCTTCCACGACCGCGGCGCACGGCACGTTCGCCGGGACCCGGCTCAGGGCCGAGGCGCCGAGCCGGTCGAAGCCGATGACCATCAGTCCGCCGCCGGTGGCGGCGGCCTCGGAGATCGTGCGGTCCAGGTCGTCCTCGGGCGTCAGCACTCTGACGCCCAGTGCGTAGCCCGCGGCGCGGGCCGCTTCCTCCAGACCTTGCAGGGTGGCCGC
This window of the Streptomyces sp. NBC_01275 genome carries:
- a CDS encoding LacI family DNA-binding transcriptional regulator — encoded protein: MSVTGHTSSGGHQGPEQEPQKAASIRDVAQAAGVSYQTVSRVINGHPNVREETRERVEAAIKTLGFRRNATAFALASGVTRSITVLTSNTTLFGYAATLQGLEEAARAAGYALGVRVLTPEDDLDRTISEAAATGGGLMVIGFDRLGASALSRVPANVPCAAVVEAPPQGRTPPRPAVWADDREAARAATAYLLQLGHDTVHYIAIPTSADTRSTEGPRAQGWRQALEAAGITPPEPHGKGWDAQAGYDAGRKLADDPNATAILCGNDDLALGVLRALHHAGRSVPADVSVVGFDDAPHSGFVTPALTTVRMDFQGLGRDAFALLRGQLESDYEPPAPTFVGTDLIVRESSHELSRPSARESQGGTGS
- a CDS encoding carbohydrate ABC transporter permease, which encodes MRPGRIVRPLAVLLIAALTIGVPLWLVAVTSLKPQAEAIKPNLALPHHVQAADNYQQTFDQGKIVQGFVNSLLVVVPSVLVVLFLGAGAAWVFARRKGRLVGVMYALSISGLLLPPAVITIVMELRQLGLAGTQLGMIAVYSGMYLSTSIFFMTGFIRNLPEELEEAARMDGAGPLRVFLQIILPLLRPVIATATIMVMLFAWSDVFYAFFVLGGGDKATLPLNLYQIANAQLYLNNWHLIFAYIVMMSLPMVLVFVVAQRRIVSGITSGAVK
- a CDS encoding ABC transporter substrate-binding protein, translated to MNRVVPALAAVCVLGLAATACSDASGGSTGAAPTSSVDATASLKGVKLTMWVAQNSVGEPKQAIEAFEKATGATVTTEVIPDPYESNVPTKLASGVKPDLMFWQPTGSTLPFIQPATNLLQLDNEDWVSKLGKTEQSLGQVDGHRYAAIVTSPAVLGVYYNKDAFAKAGITTMPASYDELLADGAKIKAKVPGVAPFFEVGGDKWPLQWQVQAQLTDLPQSFWDDLNKNKESWTNKVIVDAITKYKTKLLDAGLAQKNYKTATFVDQGKALMDGTAAMALNVTSLQSEIQATSDTAEMDKKLGWFPIANSSASAEYSPDQTNGVVAFKSGDTKRENAARQFMSFWLGPNYANYIKANKVVSVEPSVANPAGLPQTAIAQSKALATATGVFQVKALTAPDMHLALADMIYGKKTPKQVAQAAEDQFTQVLKARGVAGF
- a CDS encoding carbohydrate ABC transporter permease, producing MADTATIGVTDATGAKEADGPQQPVRRARSRSKHNQPWWFALPALAVFGLFFLLPNLLSFVYPFTNWSAFHPDIRFAGLSNFRSILHDGSMVRDIRITLEYAVLVALFQNGFGLGLALLLERDTRFNRFFRAVFFLPVLISALAVGYIFRALLAQDGALNDVLSSLAGHPVDTPWLGSTTWTLVVVTLIHGWKWMGLAMLIYLAGLKSMPGDVLEAARIDGAGAWRTFWSIRFPLLAPAVTFNVTTALIGSMNTFDIVQATTAGGPGSETEVFNIYMFRVFGQGLYAQASAMSLVLFLIVVVLAVPVIVGLRRREDNQ